The proteins below are encoded in one region of Sphingobacterium sp. R2:
- the priA gene encoding primosomal protein N', translating into MSNPQSTIFSERDTLFVDVVLPLALARTYTYRIPADWNDRVQLGVRVIVQFGRNKIYSALVKSISREAPKHYEAKYILDIIDENPIVNLTQFKLWDWLADYYMCSLGEVMQAALPAALKLASETKVVPSIADEFDRSTLSDKEYLIIEALEVAGELKVNDIVKLLGQKTVFPILKQLFDKGIVLISEEITERYKPKTKAFLRLAPDFKNEDAKRALLDSLNRAPKQQDAVLAFMQLVKKTEEITRPMLTEASGCGNGAITALIDKGVFEIKEKVVSRFQGEDIELDANFQFNENQQRAYDEIKKSFEDKEVTLLHGVTASGKTQLYIRLIEQAIAAGKSALYLLPEIALTAQITARLKLHFGDKLGVYHSKFNDNERAEVWHKVMKNEFQVVIGARSSVFLPFQDLGIIIVDEEHESSYKQFDPAPRYHARDTAIYLGFLHQTKVLLGSATPSLESYYNAKAKKYGFVQLLERYGNAQLPTIELVNIPEEGRKENMFSYFSGTLLKAIEEAVKNKEQIILFQNRRGHTTMIQCNTCGFVAKCVNCDVSLTYHKSSNMMHCHYCGHVEPPLRVCPACGMPHIESKGFGTERVEEELELLMPEIRIGRLDLDSTKGKYGFDKIITAFDEHEFDVLIGTQMVAKGLDFGRVSLIGVINADTIINFPDFRSYERAFSLFSQVAGRAGRREAGGRVIIQSYTTKHRVLEQVVNNDYDDMFMTEITERKNYLYPPFYRLIRIDIKHADFQKCYDSANRFASALRQQLGARVLGPEPPLVSRVRNNFIQTITLKIERTNISIAKVKELIRSVLLDFEIDKSNTGVRVQVDVDPY; encoded by the coding sequence ATGTCCAATCCACAATCTACGATTTTTAGTGAAAGAGATACGCTGTTTGTTGATGTGGTCTTACCACTAGCGTTAGCAAGAACATATACCTATCGTATTCCGGCCGACTGGAACGATCGTGTGCAGCTAGGAGTACGGGTCATTGTGCAATTTGGAAGAAATAAGATCTATTCAGCCCTTGTTAAGTCAATAAGCCGGGAAGCACCAAAGCACTATGAAGCAAAATATATTTTGGACATTATCGATGAAAATCCGATCGTCAATTTGACGCAGTTTAAACTTTGGGATTGGCTTGCCGATTATTATATGTGTAGCTTGGGTGAAGTGATGCAGGCGGCGCTCCCAGCAGCATTGAAGTTGGCCAGTGAGACCAAAGTGGTTCCTTCGATTGCTGATGAGTTTGATCGTTCTACGCTCTCAGATAAGGAATATCTTATTATTGAAGCACTGGAGGTGGCTGGCGAACTTAAGGTGAATGATATTGTGAAATTGCTGGGGCAGAAAACTGTTTTTCCTATTTTAAAGCAATTATTTGACAAGGGAATAGTATTGATTTCTGAAGAAATTACCGAGCGATATAAGCCTAAGACCAAAGCATTTTTACGTTTGGCTCCTGATTTTAAAAATGAAGATGCTAAAAGAGCGCTACTGGATAGTCTAAACCGCGCGCCAAAACAGCAAGATGCCGTATTGGCGTTTATGCAACTTGTTAAAAAAACGGAGGAGATTACGCGGCCGATGTTAACCGAGGCCTCCGGCTGCGGCAACGGCGCTATTACAGCTTTGATTGACAAAGGCGTTTTTGAAATCAAAGAGAAGGTTGTCTCTCGGTTTCAGGGGGAAGATATCGAATTGGATGCCAATTTTCAATTTAATGAAAATCAGCAACGCGCTTATGATGAAATCAAGAAGTCATTTGAGGATAAGGAAGTGACGCTGTTGCATGGTGTTACCGCTTCAGGAAAAACACAGCTTTATATAAGGCTGATAGAACAGGCGATAGCTGCGGGAAAATCAGCCCTCTATCTACTGCCCGAGATTGCGCTGACAGCGCAGATTACGGCGCGCTTAAAGTTGCATTTTGGCGATAAACTGGGGGTGTATCACTCCAAATTTAATGATAATGAACGTGCCGAGGTATGGCATAAAGTGATGAAAAATGAGTTCCAGGTGGTCATTGGAGCACGTTCGTCAGTTTTTCTCCCCTTTCAGGATTTAGGGATTATCATCGTTGATGAAGAGCACGAAAGCTCCTATAAACAGTTTGATCCAGCCCCACGTTACCATGCTCGGGATACCGCCATTTATCTAGGCTTTCTGCATCAGACCAAGGTACTTTTAGGATCAGCCACACCTTCTCTGGAAAGTTATTATAATGCCAAAGCGAAGAAGTACGGTTTTGTGCAACTGCTGGAACGATACGGTAATGCGCAGTTACCAACTATTGAGCTGGTAAATATCCCCGAAGAAGGGAGAAAAGAAAATATGTTTTCCTATTTTTCAGGTACCTTGCTCAAGGCCATTGAAGAAGCTGTAAAGAATAAGGAGCAGATTATTTTATTTCAAAATAGACGTGGACATACGACCATGATCCAATGTAATACCTGTGGATTTGTCGCAAAATGTGTCAACTGTGATGTCAGCTTAACCTATCATAAGAGTTCCAATATGATGCACTGTCATTATTGCGGTCATGTTGAACCACCATTGCGGGTATGTCCAGCCTGCGGGATGCCACATATCGAAAGCAAAGGATTCGGTACAGAACGGGTGGAGGAGGAGCTTGAGCTTCTGATGCCGGAAATTCGAATCGGCCGTTTGGATCTGGATTCCACAAAAGGCAAATATGGATTTGATAAAATTATCACAGCCTTTGATGAGCATGAATTCGACGTCCTTATTGGAACGCAAATGGTAGCTAAAGGACTCGATTTTGGAAGGGTAAGTCTGATTGGTGTTATCAACGCGGATACCATTATCAACTTTCCTGATTTTCGTTCCTATGAACGTGCTTTTTCACTGTTTTCACAAGTTGCAGGCCGGGCTGGTCGTCGTGAAGCTGGAGGCCGGGTGATTATCCAAAGTTATACAACCAAACATAGAGTGCTTGAGCAGGTTGTCAATAACGATTATGACGATATGTTTATGACTGAAATTACAGAACGAAAAAATTATCTTTATCCACCTTTTTACCGCCTCATCCGAATTGATATTAAACATGCTGATTTTCAGAAATGCTATGATTCGGCCAATCGTTTTGCTTCAGCATTGCGCCAGCAGCTGGGAGCGAGGGTATTAGGGCCGGAACCACCATTGGTTTCGCGGGTGCGCAATAATTTTATCCAGACCATCACCTTAAAGATAGAACGTACAAATATTAGTATTGCAAAGGTCAAGGAATTGATCCGTTCGGTTCTGCTGGATTTTGAAATAGATAAAAGCAATACGGGCGTACGTGTTCAGGTCGATGTGGATCCCTATTAG
- a CDS encoding DUF423 domain-containing protein, which translates to MNKKIILAASLLGALAVILGAFGAHGLEGKVSTYHIETWKTANQYHFYHTFALLFLSTFSRAKTYSIKVSFIAFLIGILFFSGSLYILSIRAITGFGNPSILGPITPLGGLSFIIGWVALFIAALKNKS; encoded by the coding sequence ATGAATAAGAAAATCATTTTAGCCGCTTCTTTGTTGGGAGCGTTAGCTGTAATATTAGGTGCCTTTGGTGCTCATGGTCTAGAAGGAAAGGTAAGTACATATCATATTGAAACTTGGAAAACGGCCAATCAGTATCATTTCTATCATACCTTTGCTTTGTTATTTTTATCCACTTTTTCACGGGCCAAGACGTATTCGATTAAAGTATCGTTTATTGCTTTTCTCATTGGTATTCTATTTTTTTCAGGATCCCTGTATATTTTGAGTATACGAGCAATAACTGGTTTTGGTAATCCATCGATTTTGGGCCCTATTACACCTTTAGGAGGTCTTTCGTTTATCATCGGTTGGGTAGCGTTATTTATTGCGGCACTGAAGAACAAGTCATAA
- a CDS encoding DHH family phosphoesterase — MLKSEELKELLAKPKRIVITTHYKPDGDALGSSLGLYFWLVAKGHHVNLIVPSDFPAFLDWLPGLENVQIYTQDMNLHNQQIDAAEFIFCLDFNGLARIHDMADPIRQAKGIKCMIDHHLDPEGFEDYAFWDPSAAATAQLIYRFLTHEMEDSEHISADMATCLYTGIMTDTGSFRFRSTTAEIHRIIATLIDCGAQNWAIHEEIYNSSSESRLKFLGFCLLNRLEVIHEYNTAIIHVTKTDLTQFEVITGDTEGLVNYALSIKGIRLAALIIDRNEQIKLSLRSIGEVPCNEICKLYFNGGGHLNASGGNSKESLEAVVTKFRSILPNYKEILTK; from the coding sequence ATGCTAAAATCAGAAGAATTAAAAGAATTATTGGCTAAACCAAAACGTATTGTAATTACAACGCACTACAAACCAGATGGAGACGCATTAGGCTCATCGTTAGGGTTATATTTTTGGTTGGTCGCAAAAGGACACCACGTAAATCTGATTGTGCCTTCAGACTTTCCTGCCTTTTTGGATTGGTTGCCAGGCTTAGAAAATGTACAAATTTATACGCAGGATATGAATCTGCACAATCAACAGATTGATGCGGCTGAATTCATTTTCTGCTTAGATTTTAATGGCCTTGCGCGTATTCACGACATGGCCGATCCCATTCGCCAAGCGAAAGGAATCAAATGCATGATTGATCATCATTTAGATCCAGAAGGATTTGAAGACTATGCCTTTTGGGATCCATCTGCAGCAGCTACAGCACAATTGATCTATCGCTTCCTAACCCATGAGATGGAAGATTCGGAACATATCAGTGCAGACATGGCCACCTGTCTTTACACGGGTATTATGACCGACACCGGTTCATTCCGCTTTCGTTCTACCACAGCCGAAATCCACCGTATTATAGCAACCCTCATCGATTGTGGTGCGCAAAACTGGGCGATACACGAAGAGATTTACAATAGTTCCTCTGAAAGCCGTCTTAAATTCTTAGGATTCTGCTTGCTTAATCGATTGGAAGTCATCCATGAATATAATACGGCTATTATCCATGTGACAAAAACGGACCTCACTCAGTTCGAAGTAATCACAGGTGATACGGAAGGATTGGTCAACTATGCACTCTCTATTAAAGGAATTCGATTGGCAGCTTTAATTATTGACAGAAATGAACAAATTAAACTATCTTTGCGTTCGATTGGAGAAGTTCCTTGCAATGAGATCTGTAAATTGTATTTTAATGGGGGTGGGCATCTTAATGCTTCAGGTGGTAATTCAAAAGAAAGCTTAGAAGCGGTGGTTACCAAATTCAGATCGATTTTACCAAATTATAAAGAAATATTAACAAAATAA
- a CDS encoding FKBP-type peptidyl-prolyl cis-trans isomerase, translating to MKKAILFFAAAGLLMTSCQKFKKAEGGLEYKIVDDNAKEKAVSGDLLALDMVVKTDRDSTMQSTYDMGVPQIVQLYPDSIIAKNPGDPTGLFKYVGEGDSLVFKINLDSMAAKTHQPKPEFADKFIIYSIKVKKHFKKGKLTDQQLGEQVQKYFEEELNKHKTAEPAKLEKYIKDKNLKTTKTASGLQYVITKPGTGANAKVGDSVHVNYVGSLTTGKVFDTNLPDVAKKEKIFNAQRPYEALKFQLGVDGVIPGWTEAFQLFNKGTKATLVIPSSLAYGDRPSGIIPPYAPLVFEVEVLDIKPGKVPAPTATTPGMVAPTGTTAPATTAPATKK from the coding sequence ATGAAGAAAGCAATTCTATTTTTCGCGGCTGCCGGTCTTTTGATGACGTCATGCCAAAAATTCAAAAAGGCTGAAGGCGGTCTTGAGTATAAAATCGTAGATGATAATGCAAAAGAAAAAGCGGTATCGGGCGATTTATTAGCACTTGACATGGTTGTGAAAACGGACAGAGATTCTACAATGCAGAGTACCTATGACATGGGAGTCCCTCAGATCGTTCAATTATATCCAGATAGTATTATTGCAAAAAACCCAGGTGACCCTACAGGTTTATTCAAATACGTAGGTGAAGGCGATAGCTTGGTTTTCAAAATCAACTTGGATTCTATGGCTGCTAAAACACACCAACCAAAACCAGAATTCGCGGATAAATTCATCATTTACTCGATAAAGGTCAAAAAACATTTCAAAAAAGGAAAGTTGACCGATCAACAATTGGGTGAACAAGTTCAGAAATACTTTGAAGAAGAATTGAACAAGCATAAAACTGCAGAGCCTGCAAAATTGGAAAAATACATCAAGGATAAAAACTTGAAAACAACCAAAACAGCTTCAGGTCTTCAATATGTAATTACGAAACCCGGAACAGGCGCAAATGCTAAAGTAGGTGATTCTGTCCATGTAAACTACGTAGGTTCATTGACCACTGGAAAAGTATTTGATACAAACCTTCCTGATGTAGCTAAAAAAGAGAAAATCTTCAATGCACAACGTCCTTACGAAGCATTAAAATTCCAATTAGGTGTTGACGGAGTAATCCCAGGTTGGACTGAAGCTTTTCAATTGTTTAACAAAGGAACGAAAGCAACTTTAGTAATCCCTTCATCTTTGGCTTACGGCGATCGCCCTTCTGGTATAATTCCTCCATACGCTCCTTTAGTATTTGAAGTAGAAGTATTGGATATCAAACCTGGAAAAGTTCCAGCGCCAACAGCAACAACTCCTGGTATGGTAGCACCTACGGGAACGACTGCTCCAGCTACAACAGCTCCAGCAACGAAAAAGTAA
- a CDS encoding ABC transporter permease, translated as MKKIIELIQREFKLFFNNKVLLMLFLGAPVLYGILVGHVYQQGKVTEMPIIVVDEDNSPLSSSFIDMLSDNESIDVARVLPSLFDSKDIAMQYEATTIVHIPKGFASGVQQGRLPEMTVFVDGANTLTSNTAMMAVNVCASTLKAGIQIQAQMKRGVPAKIAAQQYEPFKTTFVKQNIRSGNYLYFMLPGVLITVLQQVLLLGLALSFSSEFEGNTFPDLVRKIGNPIGLILVKIFPYILMSVGILILYWGFGQYYRMPLQADFGRFVLCTFVFLLAVCFIGVLVSILLPSQLKSTEVLMVIATPAFILSGFTWPSSLMPEWVQAIANVIPSTHYLRIFRLLFIQHAENYHTNKALVSLTIIMIISFTLAVVILWMKIRKIKRTIKS; from the coding sequence GTGAAAAAAATTATAGAATTAATCCAACGGGAGTTTAAACTCTTCTTCAATAACAAGGTGCTGCTGATGCTTTTTCTCGGTGCGCCAGTTTTGTACGGCATCTTGGTGGGGCATGTCTATCAACAGGGCAAAGTGACGGAGATGCCGATCATTGTTGTCGATGAAGATAATAGTCCCTTAAGCAGTTCCTTCATTGATATGCTTTCCGATAATGAGAGTATCGACGTTGCCCGTGTATTGCCTTCTCTTTTTGATTCTAAAGATATTGCCATGCAGTACGAAGCAACAACCATTGTACATATTCCCAAAGGCTTTGCTTCTGGAGTACAGCAAGGCAGGTTGCCCGAAATGACTGTTTTTGTTGATGGAGCTAATACATTGACCTCCAACACGGCGATGATGGCGGTGAATGTTTGCGCTTCAACACTTAAAGCGGGAATCCAAATTCAGGCGCAGATGAAACGAGGTGTTCCTGCCAAAATCGCTGCTCAACAATATGAACCTTTTAAAACAACCTTTGTGAAGCAAAATATTCGAAGCGGCAATTACCTCTATTTTATGCTGCCGGGGGTTTTAATTACGGTCTTGCAACAGGTATTGCTCCTTGGCTTGGCTTTGTCTTTTTCGTCAGAGTTTGAAGGTAACACGTTTCCGGATCTTGTGCGTAAAATCGGTAATCCTATCGGACTTATTCTTGTAAAGATTTTTCCATATATATTGATGTCTGTAGGTATTTTAATTTTATATTGGGGTTTTGGTCAGTATTACCGTATGCCTTTGCAAGCTGATTTTGGCCGATTTGTGTTGTGTACATTTGTGTTTTTACTCGCTGTGTGTTTTATTGGTGTGCTGGTTAGTATATTACTGCCATCGCAGCTGAAATCGACAGAGGTTCTTATGGTGATTGCAACACCCGCTTTTATTCTGAGTGGATTTACCTGGCCATCCAGCCTGATGCCGGAATGGGTGCAGGCGATTGCCAATGTTATTCCGTCTACACATTATCTCCGGATCTTTAGATTGCTATTTATACAGCATGCGGAAAATTACCACACCAATAAAGCACTTGTTTCATTGACCATCATTATGATCATTAGCTTTACGTTGGCTGTAGTTATCCTATGGATGAAAATAAGGAAGATTAAAAGGACGATTAAGTCATAA
- a CDS encoding HlyD family secretion protein, with amino-acid sequence MKNLYGILLLFFLVSCANQDREKPIEGKVEREQVTVVTKVPGKIAKLLVEEGDFVHAGDTLAILSIPEVDAKEEQAKGALQSADAQYNMAIKGATKGQLTQLQAKVDGLKEQYEFAKKSIGRLEALLQDSLIPQQKYDETYAKYQGAKNQYLAAQAELAEAQGGARKEQQLMALGQKERALGAVSEVKVAAGEKYIIAPQDMSVETINLKVGELAMAGYPIINGFLDHSTYFRFTLPENQIGRFQKGAAVEVEIPYLNHKIVKAKVISIKALNSYASIASAYPDFDPQQAVFELKVVPEDSAGAKDLLTKTLVVLHAN; translated from the coding sequence ATGAAGAATTTATATGGGATATTATTGCTGTTTTTCCTAGTTTCTTGTGCAAATCAAGACAGAGAGAAGCCTATTGAAGGGAAAGTGGAGCGTGAGCAGGTGACGGTTGTGACAAAGGTTCCGGGGAAAATTGCGAAGCTTCTGGTTGAAGAGGGTGACTTTGTGCATGCGGGTGATACCTTGGCTATTTTAAGTATCCCGGAGGTAGATGCGAAAGAGGAGCAGGCAAAAGGTGCGTTGCAATCTGCCGATGCACAATATAACATGGCCATCAAAGGTGCTACAAAAGGGCAATTGACACAACTTCAGGCAAAAGTAGATGGTCTTAAGGAACAATATGAATTTGCGAAAAAATCAATAGGTAGGCTGGAGGCCCTTTTGCAGGACAGCCTGATTCCGCAGCAAAAGTACGACGAGACCTACGCCAAATATCAGGGGGCCAAAAATCAATATCTCGCTGCTCAGGCTGAACTTGCTGAAGCTCAAGGGGGAGCTAGAAAAGAACAGCAGCTTATGGCTTTGGGACAGAAGGAACGTGCGCTCGGAGCGGTGTCTGAAGTGAAGGTTGCTGCGGGGGAAAAATATATCATTGCCCCACAAGATATGAGCGTGGAGACCATTAATCTGAAAGTTGGTGAACTGGCGATGGCAGGTTATCCGATTATTAATGGCTTTCTTGATCATTCAACCTATTTTAGGTTCACATTGCCTGAAAACCAAATTGGAAGATTTCAAAAAGGTGCTGCTGTAGAAGTGGAAATCCCTTATTTGAACCACAAAATAGTTAAAGCGAAAGTGATCAGTATTAAGGCGTTAAATTCGTATGCGAGCATAGCCTCTGCCTATCCCGATTTTGATCCGCAACAGGCTGTATTTGAGCTAAAGGTTGTTCCTGAGGATAGTGCTGGCGCTAAAGATTTATTAACCAAAACGCTTGTGGTTCTACATGCGAATTAG
- a CDS encoding TolC family protein: MMNKKLSLGLLTLASVLFLNKLHAQSWIDPSVKDIIQKAFQTNKELKLKAYEVDKARLEAEGVKANRLPHISALGLYGYVHSNGSVDIPTVNIPLLNLGLFEGATGFSLHGQAAYAGVSVKQIIFSGLQIPNGIKALQEKAVAQQYLESASRETLSKDIIASFDQLMLLDEVDKLIVDSEKRLKKEQEKVNKAIQNGLAIPYDRDKLKLALLELEEKKVELSGNRDLLCQKLAQETGISSQKVGGIHYILKPIFLSELPADVEQRSELKALDASSKAYEYVYKKEKGGALPAVFAFGSANYLNVFNSKLTVKDQPLFGTVNLPLNSIKGSPNLMVGVGVKWDLYTGGEHLNKIRQVKLDQHINTTKREDTQEKLTLLLSKNTVTYTTGNEKLKVGEQQLKVAENNLSMAVKQYQAGLIDVTALLAAENDWYKVNLGYFNNVLQQRTAAVELLHTSGKLLQTIHE; the protein is encoded by the coding sequence ATGATGAATAAGAAGTTAAGCCTGGGTTTATTGACTTTGGCATCGGTTCTGTTTTTAAACAAACTACATGCGCAATCCTGGATTGACCCGTCGGTAAAAGATATTATTCAAAAAGCTTTTCAGACGAATAAAGAGTTGAAATTGAAGGCATACGAAGTTGATAAAGCACGTTTGGAAGCCGAGGGTGTAAAAGCAAATCGGCTGCCCCATATCTCCGCACTCGGATTATACGGTTATGTGCATAGCAATGGGAGCGTTGATATTCCGACGGTTAATATTCCATTACTAAACTTAGGGTTGTTTGAAGGAGCAACGGGATTTAGCCTACATGGCCAAGCTGCTTATGCAGGCGTGTCTGTGAAGCAGATTATTTTCTCGGGGCTGCAGATTCCGAATGGAATAAAAGCATTGCAGGAGAAAGCTGTTGCCCAACAGTACCTGGAATCAGCGAGCCGGGAAACACTTTCAAAAGATATTATTGCTTCTTTCGATCAACTGATGTTGTTGGATGAAGTTGATAAATTGATCGTGGATTCCGAAAAGCGATTAAAGAAAGAGCAAGAAAAGGTGAATAAAGCCATTCAAAATGGACTTGCAATACCTTATGATCGCGATAAACTGAAATTGGCATTGTTGGAGCTGGAGGAAAAAAAAGTGGAGCTTTCGGGCAACCGCGACCTGTTGTGTCAAAAGCTTGCACAGGAAACCGGAATCTCTTCTCAGAAAGTTGGTGGGATCCATTATATACTCAAACCTATATTTTTGTCGGAGCTCCCCGCCGATGTTGAGCAGCGATCTGAGCTCAAAGCACTGGATGCTTCATCCAAAGCTTACGAGTACGTGTACAAAAAAGAAAAAGGAGGGGCGCTTCCTGCGGTCTTTGCCTTTGGATCCGCAAACTATCTGAATGTATTCAACTCCAAACTCACGGTGAAAGATCAACCGCTATTTGGTACAGTCAACTTACCGCTTAATTCCATCAAGGGGAGCCCCAATTTAATGGTCGGGGTAGGCGTCAAATGGGATCTCTACACGGGCGGCGAGCATCTGAATAAGATTAGGCAAGTTAAACTCGATCAACATATCAATACGACCAAACGGGAAGATACACAGGAAAAGTTAACGCTATTATTGAGTAAGAATACCGTCACTTACACAACCGGCAATGAAAAGCTGAAGGTTGGCGAACAGCAATTAAAAGTCGCTGAAAATAATCTTTCTATGGCGGTGAAGCAGTATCAAGCTGGATTGATAGATGTTACAGCATTATTGGCTGCCGAAAACGATTGGTACAAGGTCAATTTAGGCTATTTTAATAATGTGTTGCAGCAACGTACTGCAGCAGTGGAGTTATTGCATACATCAGGAAAATTATTACAAACCATACATGAGTAA
- a CDS encoding TatD family hydrolase — protein sequence MLLTDTHTHIYYHAGTTKLQENLQRCFDNDIQRLFLPNVNSASIKPVFDTAAAYPDHCFPMLGLHPCDVKENYVEELEIIRKRLETYKVYAIGEIGLDLYWDKSTLEIQKKAFRTQVQWAKELSLPIDIHCREAFTELFELLEELHDDKLFGILHCFTGSLEQANRAIELGFALGIGGVVTFKKAGLDQVVKEIDLKHIVLETDAPYLAPVPFRGKENESSYLTYIAQKVADLHQISIEKVAEITTENSKRIFGI from the coding sequence ATGTTGCTTACAGATACACATACACACATTTATTACCATGCAGGAACGACAAAACTGCAAGAAAATCTCCAACGTTGCTTTGATAATGATATCCAACGTCTTTTTTTGCCGAATGTAAATAGCGCTTCTATAAAACCCGTATTTGACACTGCAGCAGCTTATCCAGATCACTGTTTTCCCATGCTTGGATTACATCCCTGCGATGTGAAGGAAAACTACGTGGAAGAGTTAGAAATCATCCGCAAAAGGTTGGAAACTTACAAAGTCTATGCCATAGGTGAGATTGGACTGGATCTTTACTGGGATAAAAGCACGCTTGAAATTCAAAAAAAAGCTTTTAGGACGCAGGTTCAATGGGCCAAGGAATTAAGTTTGCCGATCGATATCCACTGCCGTGAAGCCTTTACAGAATTGTTCGAATTACTGGAAGAACTTCACGACGACAAATTGTTTGGCATCCTGCACTGCTTTACAGGATCCCTTGAACAGGCCAATCGGGCCATCGAGTTAGGTTTCGCTTTGGGTATTGGCGGAGTCGTCACCTTTAAAAAAGCAGGCTTAGATCAGGTGGTCAAAGAAATCGATTTAAAACACATTGTCTTAGAGACAGATGCCCCCTATTTGGCTCCTGTACCGTTCCGAGGTAAAGAAAATGAAAGCAGCTATTTGACCTACATCGCACAGAAAGTAGCTGACCTTCACCAGATTTCCATCGAAAAGGTAGCCGAAATCACAACAGAAAATTCAAAACGTATATTTGGTATATAA
- a CDS encoding asparaginase, whose product MHNIFIIYTGGTIGMVKDETGTFVPFDFELIKRNLPDLSRLDYKLTVHSFEPIIDSSNMKPEIWIEMAQIIKDNYADYDGFVILHGSDTMAFTASVLSFMLEGLQKPVILSGSQLPIGEIRTDARENMMTALEIASAKQDGVSIIQEVCILFDNKLFRGNRSFKYNSAKFEAFRSPNYPVLVEAGIHLKYNTDALLNNINKEFILHTKLDNRVAVLKLFPGISAETIKAVLNSDVRSIVMETFGSGNTTTDTWFLDLLKEAIEQGKNILNISQCKVGSVELGRYETSQGLKSIGVLNGYDLTFEAAVTKLMYLQGELADQKEVAYWIEKDIRGELTVND is encoded by the coding sequence ATGCATAATATCTTTATTATCTACACAGGTGGGACCATTGGTATGGTTAAAGATGAGACAGGAACATTCGTTCCTTTCGACTTTGAATTGATCAAACGTAATCTCCCCGATTTAAGTCGCTTAGACTATAAACTCACCGTGCACTCTTTCGAACCCATTATCGATTCATCCAACATGAAGCCCGAAATATGGATTGAAATGGCACAAATTATTAAGGATAACTATGCAGATTACGATGGTTTTGTGATCTTACATGGTTCCGATACCATGGCGTTTACGGCATCTGTATTGAGCTTTATGCTCGAAGGACTTCAAAAACCGGTTATATTATCGGGCTCCCAGCTGCCTATTGGCGAAATCCGAACAGATGCCCGAGAAAATATGATGACCGCCCTTGAAATTGCTTCGGCAAAACAAGATGGCGTATCTATCATACAGGAGGTATGTATTCTTTTCGACAATAAACTATTCCGTGGCAATCGGTCATTTAAATATAATTCGGCCAAATTTGAAGCCTTTAGATCGCCAAACTATCCCGTATTAGTGGAAGCCGGTATTCACCTCAAATACAATACAGATGCTTTATTGAACAATATAAATAAAGAATTTATCTTGCATACAAAACTCGATAATAGGGTCGCGGTATTGAAACTATTCCCCGGAATCTCTGCGGAAACAATCAAAGCGGTATTAAACTCCGATGTCCGCTCCATTGTGATGGAAACATTCGGTTCAGGAAATACCACCACTGACACGTGGTTTTTGGATTTACTAAAGGAAGCGATTGAGCAGGGTAAAAATATCCTGAATATTTCTCAATGTAAAGTTGGATCGGTCGAATTGGGGCGCTATGAAACCTCACAGGGACTTAAATCCATCGGCGTGCTCAATGGATATGACCTCACATTTGAGGCTGCAGTAACCAAATTGATGTATCTTCAGGGCGAACTAGCGGATCAAAAAGAAGTTGCTTATTGGATTGAGAAGGATATCCGCGGTGAATTGACTGTAAATGACTAA